A stretch of DNA from Desulfosarcina ovata subsp. ovata:
GTCAAAATCGCCATCGACGGATAGGGCCTTGCATAGGGAGAAAAAACCAGTGACGATCCCATCGGTATCGACCCGGCGGGGCGCAAGGGGCTTGATGCGGATGCTTTGCGCCATCGTCTTGTTGCTCGTTTCGGCATGCACCTCGTCTCCGCCCACCGTGTCGACGCCCCCGCCGGCAACCGCACCGGGCCAGCCCAAACCCTACCGGGTATACGGCACCTGGTACAAACCGCTGAGCGATGCCCAGGGATTCTCCCAGCAGGGGGTCGCCTCCTGGTATGGCCGCAAATTTCACGGCCGCAAGACCTCCAGCGGTGAGGTCTACGACATGTATGCCATGACCGCCGCCCACAAGACCCTGCCGCTGGGCACCTGGGTCCGGGTACGGCGGCTGGACACGAATCGCGATGTGGTCGTCCGGGTCAACGACCGGGGTCCCTTTGTCCATGGCCGGATCATCGATCTCTCTTACTCCGCCGCCAAGGAACTGGCCATCGTCGGCCCGGGAACCGCCCGGGTGGAGATCGTCGCCCTGGGGAAGCGGCGGGAAACCGCCAGCGGTGACGCCTACGTCCCCATGGACTACTACAGCGGGGCGTTCACCTTCCAGGTGGGCGCCTTTGCCAACCGGGACAATGCCGAACGGCTGCGCACCCGGCTGCAGCAGCGGTTCACCAATGCCCACGTCACCCCTTACGATCGCGGCGATGCCGTCTTCTACCGGGTGCGCGTGGGACGTTGCGACGATCTGGCGTCCGCCGAAGAGTATGAGCGCAGCCTGGCGAACAGCGGTTATCCGGACGCATTCATCGTGGCGGAATAGGATACCGACGGCCCGTGCCCATCCAAACCGTATTTCTCGACCGCGACGGTGTAATTAACGTCGATTCCCCCGACTACATCAAGTGCCGCGACGAATTCCACCCGATCCCGGGCAGCCTGGCCGCCATTGGCCGCCTGACCCGCGGCGGCCTTAATATCATCGTCATCACCAACCAGTCGGTGATCAACCGCGGTATGGTGCCGCTTCGCGAACTGCAGGCGATCCATGATAAACTGCACCGACTGGTCGCCGAGCACGGCGGCCGGATCACGGATATCTTCTTCTGCCCCCATCGTCCCGACGAGAATTGCGACTGCCGCAAACCCAAACCGGGCCTGATCGAACGCGCCCGTGAGCGCTACGCCATCGACCTCTCCCGGGCCGTCATGGTGGGGGACAGCGCCAAGGACATCCTGGCGGGCAAGGCAGCCGGTTGCGGCCGCACGGTGCTGGTACAAACCGGCAACGGCCCCACCGCCATGCGCACACTTGAGGAAGCGGGGCAGCGGCCGGACCACATTGCCGCCGACCTTGCGGCGGCCGCCGACTGGATTCTTGCCCACGGGGATGCATAATTCCCCATGACCGCTGCCCAAACCATCGCCCTGTCCGGCCGCATCGAGCGAATCACCTACCACAACCGTGACAACCACTTCACCATCGCCCGGCTGCGTACCGATGAGAACCACCATCTGATCACCATCAAAGGGACCATGCCGGAACCCAAGGTGGGCGAATCGATCGAGGTGCGCGGTCGCTGGGAGGCCCACGCCCGCTATGGCCAACAGCTCTGTTTCTCCACGTTCAAGCCGATCCTGCCGGCAACGGTGGACGGCATCCGCAACTACCTGGCATCGGGATTGATCAAGGGCGTGGGCCCCAAGCTGGTGGAACGGATCATCGGTCACTTCAAGGCCGATACCCTGACAGTCATCGAATCCGCCCCCGAGCGGCTCTGCGAGGTGGCCGGCATCGGTAAAAAAACCGCCGCCCGCATTGCCGATGCCTGGCAAGCCCACCACGCCGCCCGCCAGCTGATGCGCTTTTTGGAGGAAAATGGCGTAGACGTCGCCCACACCGCGCGGCTGCTGCGGGAGTATGGCAACGACGCCGTCGACATCCTGTGCAACGACCCGTACCGCGTGGCCGAGGATATTCCACGCATCGGTTTCATGATTGCCGACGCCATCGTGCGCAACGCCGACACCCCGGTGGACGAAGCCGACCGGGCCAAGGCGTGCATGCTGCACCTGTTCGACCGGGCCGTGGACCAGGGGCATGCCTACATCGACCGGGAGATGCTGTTCGATACCTGCCTGAAAACCTTTGATGTGGCTCCGGAGACCGCTGCCGCGGCCCTTTCCGATCTGGTGGCCGGGGACGATCTGGTCGTGGCCACGGAGATGGCCCACGGTGGCCCGCCGCCGGTCTTTTTGCGGCTGCTCGACCAGGCCGAAGCGATGATTGCCCGGCGCATCACGGCCATGCAGAGCATCCCCCGGACAGAGGCACCGCCGGACAGCCGTTTGATTACCGACGAAGTGCTCAAAACCCTGGCGATCACCCTGTCCGACCGCCAGGAGGAGATCCTGACCCGCATCCTGGCCCACCGGGTATCGGTGATCACCGGCGGTCCGGGTACCGGGAAAACCACACTGATCCGCTCGATCACGGCGGTCATGGAACGGCTGGGACACCGGGTGATGCTGGCGGCCCCCACGGGCCGGGCCGCCCGCCGCCTGTCCGAGGTCACCGGCCGGCCGGCGGCGACCCTGCACAAAACACTGGGCTACAATCTGGCGGACGGTTGTTTCGAACGTACCGAAGACGATCCCTTGACCGCCGATGTGGTCATCGTCGATGAAGCCTCCATGATCGACACCCTGCTCATGGCCCACCTGATCCGGGCCGTACCCATGACCGCATCCCTCATCCTGGTGGGCGATGTGTTCCAACTGCCGTCCGTGGGGCCGGGAACCGTGCTGGCGGACCTGATTCGCTCGGAACAGATCGTCACCTTCGAGCTGACCGACATCTTTCGCCAGGCCGAACAGAGCCCCATCGTGGTCAACGCCCACCGGATCCGGCGGGGAAAGCCGCCTGTGGTGGCGCCCCCCGATGATGCGGAGCACCTTTCGGATTTTTACTTCATCGAGCAGGCCGCCCCGGAAAAAGCGGTGCAGACGGTCGTGGATCTTTGCCGCCAGGAGATCCCCGAGCACTTCCGGATGGACCCCATCCGCGACATCCAGATCCTCACCCCCATGCACCGCGGCCTGGTGGGCACCCTCAATCTTAACCGGGTTCTGCAGTTGGCCTTGAACCCCGACAGTGACCAGGTAGCGGTCATGGGCAATCGCTTTCACGTGGGCGACAAGGTGATGCACCTGCGCAACAACTACCGCAAGGAGGTGTTCAACGGCGACATCGGCATCCTGCGAAGCATCGATCCGGAGAAAACACGCGTCGAGGTGGACTATGACGGACGCATCGTCCCCTACGATTTTGTCGAGATGGACGAGTTGACCCTGGCCTATGCCATCAGCGTGCACAAATCCCAGGGGTCGGAATATCCGGCGGTGGTCATCCCGCTGCTCACCCAGCACTATATCATGCTGCAGCGCAATCTGCTTTATACCGCCCTGACCCGCGGCAAACAGCTGGTGGTCATCGTCGGCACGACCAAAGCACTGAGGGTGGCCCTGGGCAACGACCGGCCCCGCCAGCGACGCTCCATGCTGGCCCGGCGCCTGAATCCGCAGTTGTAAGTGAATGGACTGAAACCGAAGAGAAAAAAGGGGGACGGTCAGGCGGGCTCCGGATCATCATCCGACTTTTTTTCGGGAAACGGAACTTTCACGAAATTGATCCCTTCCGCCTTCAGGGTTTCCTCTTCCTGCGGGGTACTGACCCCACGGATGTTGCGCGGCTCACTGGCCCCGTAATGCATCTTGAGGGCCTCCCGGGCAAAATCGGCGCCGACGTTGTCGAAGTTCTTTTCCACGAAATCGACAATCTGCCGGCCCAGGGCGGCAAGCGCAATTTTCTCGCGCATGTCGGAGGGTAAATTCCCGGAGGCGCCCTTAATGGCGAAGGTCGAGGGGACTTTGGCCACCGCGGTATCTTCGCAGACCGGACAGGAAACCAGCCCCTCACGCTTTTGCCGCTCAAAAGCCTCGCTGTCTTCAAACCACCCTTCAAATCGGTGGCCATTGCTGCATTGCAGGTCGTATGCGATCATAATAACTTCAGTTGCCTGTTTCTGTTGGACTTTTTTGGTTATCACAGGGTCTGTTTTTTGAAAAGAAATTATTGACAGATGCTTTTTTTTCAACTCAAAATGGGTGCATTTTTTTCCGGCGGCGGAAGCAACCCCTATCAAATGGAGTGTACTGTTGTGATAAAAAAAAACAAAGCACGATTTTGGCTGGTTCTGATGAGCCTTTTGATCCTGCCGGCCGTATGCCTCGCGCAAACCGTCTATGTCACCGAAGAGTTTGAAATCACCATGCGGACCGGTCCCGCGACGGACCGTAAAATCATTTCGCTGATTCAAAGCGGCAAGGCCCTGCAGATGGTCGAAAAGGGCGATGAATGGTCCATGGTGAGGGAACCGGGCGGCAAGGAAGGCTGGGTGCTCAACCGCTACCTGACTGCCAGCCAACCGTGCGCCATGGTGCTGGAGCGGGTCCGCCAGGATTATGACGTTCTGGTGGCCATGCACGACGACCTCAAACAAAAATACAACACCCTTGCCTCCGAAAAAAAAGTCCTTGATGCCGATCTTTCCCAGAATCGCCAGGAGCGCGACGAATTGAGCCAGTCCTACGCGACCCTGAAAAAGGAATCGTCTGAATTTCTCAAGCTGAAAAAACGGCATCAGGAGGTGACCCAGGAACTGGAGGCGGAGAAAACCCGCAGCGCCAAGCTCGATGAAGAAAACATGCAGATGAAACGCAACCGAATCATTCAATGGGTCCTGACCGGCGGGGGAATCATGCTGGTGGGCTTTTTTATCGGGCTGTTCAGCTCCAGCCGGCGCAAACAGCGCTCATCGCTCTACTGAAGCCGTCCCGGCGAGATTACTTCCCGGGAACGCGTCGAAGACCGTCCACGGCCGTTAGCCGCCAAGCGAACCAGTGGCATTGAAAAATCATCTGTGGCATGGAAAGAGCATCTATGGATACACAAACGGATTTTCTGATAATCGGCAGCGGCGTTGCCGGGTTAATGTACGCCCTCAAAGTGGCCGACAAGGGCACGGTGGCCATCGTCACCAAAAAGCAGGCCGTGGACAGCAACACCAACCTCGCCCAGGGCGGCATTGCCTCGGTTTTTGATCTTGAGGACTCCTTCGACCTGCACATCCAGGACACCCTCGATTCCGGCGACGGCCTGTGCAATCCGG
This window harbors:
- a CDS encoding septal ring lytic transglycosylase RlpA family protein; amino-acid sequence: MTIPSVSTRRGARGLMRMLCAIVLLLVSACTSSPPTVSTPPPATAPGQPKPYRVYGTWYKPLSDAQGFSQQGVASWYGRKFHGRKTSSGEVYDMYAMTAAHKTLPLGTWVRVRRLDTNRDVVVRVNDRGPFVHGRIIDLSYSAAKELAIVGPGTARVEIVALGKRRETASGDAYVPMDYYSGAFTFQVGAFANRDNAERLRTRLQQRFTNAHVTPYDRGDAVFYRVRVGRCDDLASAEEYERSLANSGYPDAFIVAE
- the gmhB gene encoding D-glycero-beta-D-manno-heptose 1,7-bisphosphate 7-phosphatase, giving the protein MPIQTVFLDRDGVINVDSPDYIKCRDEFHPIPGSLAAIGRLTRGGLNIIVITNQSVINRGMVPLRELQAIHDKLHRLVAEHGGRITDIFFCPHRPDENCDCRKPKPGLIERARERYAIDLSRAVMVGDSAKDILAGKAAGCGRTVLVQTGNGPTAMRTLEEAGQRPDHIAADLAAAADWILAHGDA
- a CDS encoding ATP-dependent RecD-like DNA helicase translates to MTAAQTIALSGRIERITYHNRDNHFTIARLRTDENHHLITIKGTMPEPKVGESIEVRGRWEAHARYGQQLCFSTFKPILPATVDGIRNYLASGLIKGVGPKLVERIIGHFKADTLTVIESAPERLCEVAGIGKKTAARIADAWQAHHAARQLMRFLEENGVDVAHTARLLREYGNDAVDILCNDPYRVAEDIPRIGFMIADAIVRNADTPVDEADRAKACMLHLFDRAVDQGHAYIDREMLFDTCLKTFDVAPETAAAALSDLVAGDDLVVATEMAHGGPPPVFLRLLDQAEAMIARRITAMQSIPRTEAPPDSRLITDEVLKTLAITLSDRQEEILTRILAHRVSVITGGPGTGKTTLIRSITAVMERLGHRVMLAAPTGRAARRLSEVTGRPAATLHKTLGYNLADGCFERTEDDPLTADVVIVDEASMIDTLLMAHLIRAVPMTASLILVGDVFQLPSVGPGTVLADLIRSEQIVTFELTDIFRQAEQSPIVVNAHRIRRGKPPVVAPPDDAEHLSDFYFIEQAAPEKAVQTVVDLCRQEIPEHFRMDPIRDIQILTPMHRGLVGTLNLNRVLQLALNPDSDQVAVMGNRFHVGDKVMHLRNNYRKEVFNGDIGILRSIDPEKTRVEVDYDGRIVPYDFVEMDELTLAYAISVHKSQGSEYPAVVIPLLTQHYIMLQRNLLYTALTRGKQLVVIVGTTKALRVALGNDRPRQRRSMLARRLNPQL
- a CDS encoding DUF1178 family protein is translated as MIAYDLQCSNGHRFEGWFEDSEAFERQKREGLVSCPVCEDTAVAKVPSTFAIKGASGNLPSDMREKIALAALGRQIVDFVEKNFDNVGADFAREALKMHYGASEPRNIRGVSTPQEEETLKAEGINFVKVPFPEKKSDDDPEPA
- a CDS encoding TIGR04211 family SH3 domain-containing protein → MIKKNKARFWLVLMSLLILPAVCLAQTVYVTEEFEITMRTGPATDRKIISLIQSGKALQMVEKGDEWSMVREPGGKEGWVLNRYLTASQPCAMVLERVRQDYDVLVAMHDDLKQKYNTLASEKKVLDADLSQNRQERDELSQSYATLKKESSEFLKLKKRHQEVTQELEAEKTRSAKLDEENMQMKRNRIIQWVLTGGGIMLVGFFIGLFSSSRRKQRSSLY